The region CCGCGTGCTCTTTGCAGGCGCTGTGGGTGGCGGAGCTGAGGGGCGCTGAAAAGCCCAACATCGTTTTTATCATGACGGATGATCTCGGCTACGGCGACCTGGGTTGCTACGGCGCGAAGGACATTCGCACGCCGCACATGGACCGGCTCGCGCGGGAGGGGACGCGCTTCACCAGCTTCTACGTCGCGCAGGCGGTTTGCACGGCGTCGCGCGCGGCGCTGCTCACGGGCTGTTACGCCAACCGCGTCGGGATGGCGGGCGCGTTGAATCACACCAGCAAGACCGGACTTCACCAGAACGAGAGGCTCCTCAGTGAATTGCTCAAGGGGCAGGGTTACGCGACGGCCATCTTCGGCAAGTGGCATCTCGGTCATCGCGAGCCGTTTCTCCCCACCCGGCGTGGCTTTGATGAATGGTTCGGCATCCCCTACTCGAACGACAACGGGCCGCTGCATCCCACCACGCGCGGCATTCCCTCTCTGCCGCTTTACGAAAACGAGAGGGTTACGGAACTCGATCCCGACCAGTCGCAATTCACACGCCGCCTCACGGAGCGCGCGGTGAGGTTCATCGAGCGACACAGGGACAAGCCCTTCTTCCTCTACGTGCCGCACATCATGCCTCATGTGCCCATCTTCGCGTCGGCGAAGTTCAAGGGCACGAGCCAGCGCGGCCTCTACGGCGATGTCGTGCAGGAACTCGACTGGTCGGTGGGCGAAATCATGACCACGCTGCGGAAGCACGGAATCGATAAGCGCACGCTGGTGGTGTTCACGTCGGACAACGGACCGTTTCTTTCCTACGGCGAACATGCCGGCTCGGCCGGGCCGCTGCGCGAAGGCAAGC is a window of Verrucomicrobiota bacterium DNA encoding:
- a CDS encoding sulfatase, coding for MNGKPNLKSRLSLKWLTLVAAACSLQALWVAELRGAEKPNIVFIMTDDLGYGDLGCYGAKDIRTPHMDRLAREGTRFTSFYVAQAVCTASRAALLTGCYANRVGMAGALNHTSKTGLHQNERLLSELLKGQGYATAIFGKWHLGHREPFLPTRRGFDEWFGIPYSNDNGPLHPTTRGIPSLPLYENERVTELDPDQSQFTRRLTERAVRFIERHRDKPFFLYVPHIMPHVPIFASAKFKGTSQRGLYGDVVQELDWSVGEIMTTLRKHGIDKRTLVVFTSDNGPFLSYGEHAGSAGPLREGKLTTFGGGVGVPCLMRWPGRVPAGRVTDELVTTMDLYVSFARLAGASLPSAKIDGTDLTPLLLGQKGAKGRDAFWFYSGEELHAVRVGDWKLHLPHEYLTVAAAPGRGGKPSTWENMKPQAIEVSGIRGIASRHGYRVDKLGLALYDLKRDPGETRDLAGAHPDIVTRLQAEAARARADLGDSLTGVRATHARPAGNVTVSEGPGEKPATPMKSSVNTGP